The window AATTCAATGCTAAATGATAGTGCATCCCATTTTTTAGGCAAACGCGGAGCAAAACTTAGATGTCCCTCACTAACTTTCATTCCAGCAAATCCATAGACTAGGCTCATCCATGTTCCACCCATATTCGCTGCGTGAATTCCATCAGCCGTATTCTCTTGCATATCTACCAAATCCATCAAAGCCGTGTCCATAAAGTAGTGATATGCCTTATCTTCCTCACCAATTTCACTAGCCATCATCCCGAAAATCGAACGTGATAATGAAGAATCGTGAGTGGTTACCTGTTCATAGTAGTCAAAATCACGCTGCTTTTGCTCTTTAGAAGTGGCTTCACCATACAATAACTGTGCCAATACCGTATCCGCTTGTTTATTGACTTGGTAACGATAAATCGTCAACGGATGATAATTTAATAATAGTGGATAATTTTCTTTTGGCGTTCCAGCAAAATCCCACACTGCCTTATCAAAGAAAGAATCATCTTGCTTTGTTAATTGACGATCCTCATCATAAGGTAGATACATGTTATCGCCAGCTTCTTGCCACGAAGCAATCTCACTATCCGTCACACCTAACTCTTTAAATAAAGCCGTCGCTTGGAAACGAGTAGCCATTTTAGCTGCCATTTGTAAATTATATTTTGCCATCAGATTTGTATAGTAATTATTATTTACAATTGCCGTATACTCATCGGGTCCAGTCACACCATTTAAACAGAATTGATCCTCTTTCCCTGAAATATAATCACCAAATTCACGCCAGAATCTAGCTGTTTCTACTAAAATTGCCAATCCTTTTTCAGCCATAAACGTTTCATCGGCAGTTGCTTCATAATAGACTTTTACGCCATAAGCAATATCCGCGTTGATATGAAACTGCGCCGTTCCTGCTGGATAATACGCACTACATTCTTCCCCATTAATCGTGCGCCATGCAAATAAAGCACCTTTTGCTACACCCATCTCTCTAGCTCTTTTTCTTGCTGACTCTAAAATACTGTGGCGATAAGAAAGCAGTTGATAAGCTGTTGCTGGATTCGTATAAACAAAGAACGGCAACATATACATTTCAGTATCCCAGAAATAATGGCCCTCATAACCATCTCCTGTTAACCCTTTAGCAGCAATATTCGTCTTACCATCTCGACCTGCCGCTTGATTTAAATGAAATAAATTCAAACGCAAACCTAGTTGCAACTCATCATCACCAGCAATCTCAACATCACTAATTGACCAGAAATCTGCCATATCAGCTAGATGTTGGTTTTTCATTTGCTTAAATCCTTGCTTAGACACTTGGTGCATTTTTTGCATAAATGTTATTTTTACGTTTTTCTCAGCCTCGGAATCTCGAACAATTTCACTATAGCCAACAATAACCTCAATCTTGATTGGCTCATTTTCCACCGCCGCAAAAGTAACTGCCGTTTCCAGTTTTTGATTGGAATGGGTCCCTTTAACAGCTAGCACCTCACCTGCTACTGGCTTAACCGTTGCTGTCGTCCATAGACGCAAACCACTTCTAATTGTTGAAATTTGCAATAATTCTAAGTCCGCTTCTTTCATCGCTTCGATTTTCGTTTGTTTTTCATGTCGTGCCGCAATCCGAGGATCATCAATTGCCGTTACTGTTTCTAGCTCTTCTTCCAGAAGATCATGGATTAGCACAATCTCTCCAGAAAAATTCAGTGGCGTCAGCTCATAGGATAGAAGTAATGCCTCTGATACTTGATAGGATACAAAACGCTCCGTCGAAATCACTACTTTTTTCCCTGTTGAACTTGTCCATTGAAATTCTCTTTTTAAAATCCCTTCAAAAAGATCCAATGTCCGCTGATGATTGTCTACTGTTCCTAAATCAAGTTGAAAACGTTCACCCTCGATTTCAAAAGTCAAAATATGTCCATTAGGTAATTTGCAGATAGTTTGATGATTTTTCGCATAGCCATATGCATTTTCACCGTATACAATTGGAGACGTTTCATAAAATCCGTTAACATATGTGCCCATAATTCCAGTATGATTTTTGGAAAAATAACCTTCTTCTAGATTGCCACGAACACCCAGATGTCCATTCGATAAAGAAAATAACGTATTATGAAAGGCTAATTTTTCCTGTTCTAAGTTAGTTTCAACTAATTGACTTGCGTTTTTTAGTCCTTTTAATCCCACAATCTATTCCTCCAACACCTTATTTTCTAGTTAAATAAATTTTCACCGTTACTTTGAATAACATCACGATACCAAGAGAAGCTCTTCTTCTTAGAACGTTTCATCGTGCCTTGACCGTAATCGTCAGCATCAACATAGATCATGCCATAACGTTTGCTGATTCTGCCTTCACTGACACTCACTAAATCAATACAGCCCCAAGGTAAATACCCAATCAAATCAATGCCATCTTGTTCTACTGCTTCAATCATATTGCGAATGTGACCATCCATATATTCAATCCGATAATCATCATTAATTTCACCAGACTCTTCTAAAACGTCTTGCGTTCCAAGTCCATTTTCCACGATAAATAAAGGCTTTTGGTAACGATCAGCTAATTGATTCATTGTAATTCGCAAACCGCGTGGGTCAACTTGCCAGACACTTCCAGATTCTGGTAAATAAGGATTTTTCACTGTATCTGAACCATTCATAGCATTTTTTTCAAGACCTTCTACCGATGCTGCTGTACAAGCACTTGAATAATAACTAAAGGAAACAAAATCAACTGTATTTTCTTGTAAAATAGCTGAGTCTTGTTCCTTCATCTCAACATGAATATTTTGTTCCTTAAAATAATAATCAATGTACGTTGGATACGCTCCACGAACTTGAATATCTGAGAAAAATAAATTGTGCTTGTCACTTTCAAGTGCCGCAAAGACATCTTCTGGATCACAAGTATACGCATATGTTTTCCCTGCCGCCATCATACAGCCAAATTGAAAATCTGGATTAATCTTCTTGCCAATCTCAATCGTTCGAGCATTGGCTAACAATTGATGATGAGCTGCTTGGTATTTTTTTTCTAAACGATTTTCATCGCTTAAAAAGGTTAATCCCGCTCCAATAAAAGGAATATGCATAATCATGTTCATTTCGTTAAATGGAATCCAGTAGCGTACATACTCCTCATATCTTGTCATTAAAATCTCCGCATAGCGCGTATACAAGTCGACTAACTGACGATTGTGCCAACCGCCATAGGCTTCTACTAAATGCATCGGCACATCAAAATGACTAATTGTTACAACTGGTTCCATCTGATGTTTTTTTAATTCCTTTAAAATATTTTCATAGAAGGCTAAACCAGCTTCATTCGGTTCTACATCATCGCCATTTGGAAAAATTCGCGACCATGAGATTGAAAAACGAAAACTATTTAATCCCATTTCAGCTAATAGCTGAATATCTTCTTTATACGTATGATAAAAATTAATTCCTGTCCGACTTGGGTAATGCTGATTTTCTTCATTTAAAATATTTGATTGATCCAAGATTACTTCTTTTAACCGTCTATCGTTCATAGGCAGAACATCAAAACTAGAAAGTCCTTTTCCATCTTCTAAATAAGCGCCTTCTGCTTGGTTTGCCGAAATGGCTCCACCCCATAAAAAATCATTTCTTAGTGTCATTTTTGATTAAACTCCTCTATCTCTTATCTTAATTTATCATTATTTTATAGGCATCCTCTGTTTACCTCTCTATCTTACTTCTTTTTAAATCGTTTTCATTTCCTCATTTTTGTCTAATTATTCTCATATTTTGTCCTAAAAAAACAAATTGTACTAAATGCATTCATTTTCTGAAAATTTTCTGAAAATAAGACTAAACTATTGTAATAACTAACGGAAAATAATACAATATGAAAAAGATAAAAACAATGGTATAAACAAGGAGGGAGCCTTCATGCAGACATTTATTTGGGATTTAGATGGAACGTTAGTCAATTCTTACAATGTTATTTTACAGTCTTTAAACGAAACTTTTTCTTTTTATTCAATTCCATACAATCAAGAACGCGTAAAAGACTTTATTTTAAAGCAATCTGTTGTTGATTTATTGAAACAAAAATCCAGCGAATTTTCGATTCCATATGAGGAATTAAAAAATTTCTTTTCAGAAAAGTCACAATCTAAAAACAATCAAGTGACTTTAATTGCTGGTGCTACCGAAGTTCTTAGCTGGACTAAAGAAAATGGGATTAACAATTTTATGTATACCCATAAAGGGGCAAACACATTCGATATCTTGAAAAACTTAGGCATTTCAGACTATTTTACCGAAATTCTTACTAGCGCTGATGGATTTAAAAGAAAACCAGATCCA is drawn from Carnobacterium gallinarum DSM 4847 and contains these coding sequences:
- a CDS encoding glycoside hydrolase family 65 protein: MGLKGLKNASQLVETNLEQEKLAFHNTLFSLSNGHLGVRGNLEEGYFSKNHTGIMGTYVNGFYETSPIVYGENAYGYAKNHQTICKLPNGHILTFEIEGERFQLDLGTVDNHQRTLDLFEGILKREFQWTSSTGKKVVISTERFVSYQVSEALLLSYELTPLNFSGEIVLIHDLLEEELETVTAIDDPRIAARHEKQTKIEAMKEADLELLQISTIRSGLRLWTTATVKPVAGEVLAVKGTHSNQKLETAVTFAAVENEPIKIEVIVGYSEIVRDSEAEKNVKITFMQKMHQVSKQGFKQMKNQHLADMADFWSISDVEIAGDDELQLGLRLNLFHLNQAAGRDGKTNIAAKGLTGDGYEGHYFWDTEMYMLPFFVYTNPATAYQLLSYRHSILESARKRAREMGVAKGALFAWRTINGEECSAYYPAGTAQFHINADIAYGVKVYYEATADETFMAEKGLAILVETARFWREFGDYISGKEDQFCLNGVTGPDEYTAIVNNNYYTNLMAKYNLQMAAKMATRFQATALFKELGVTDSEIASWQEAGDNMYLPYDEDRQLTKQDDSFFDKAVWDFAGTPKENYPLLLNYHPLTIYRYQVNKQADTVLAQLLYGEATSKEQKQRDFDYYEQVTTHDSSLSRSIFGMMASEIGEEDKAYHYFMDTALMDLVDMQENTADGIHAANMGGTWMSLVYGFAGMKVSEGHLSFAPRLPKKWDALSFSIEFQGQIVKVTLSHDGSKYELVKGTGLTISENGHLQKLI
- a CDS encoding 6-phospho-beta-glucosidase translates to MTLRNDFLWGGAISANQAEGAYLEDGKGLSSFDVLPMNDRRLKEVILDQSNILNEENQHYPSRTGINFYHTYKEDIQLLAEMGLNSFRFSISWSRIFPNGDDVEPNEAGLAFYENILKELKKHQMEPVVTISHFDVPMHLVEAYGGWHNRQLVDLYTRYAEILMTRYEEYVRYWIPFNEMNMIMHIPFIGAGLTFLSDENRLEKKYQAAHHQLLANARTIEIGKKINPDFQFGCMMAAGKTYAYTCDPEDVFAALESDKHNLFFSDIQVRGAYPTYIDYYFKEQNIHVEMKEQDSAILQENTVDFVSFSYYSSACTAASVEGLEKNAMNGSDTVKNPYLPESGSVWQVDPRGLRITMNQLADRYQKPLFIVENGLGTQDVLEESGEINDDYRIEYMDGHIRNMIEAVEQDGIDLIGYLPWGCIDLVSVSEGRISKRYGMIYVDADDYGQGTMKRSKKKSFSWYRDVIQSNGENLFN
- a CDS encoding HAD-IA family hydrolase — encoded protein: MQTFIWDLDGTLVNSYNVILQSLNETFSFYSIPYNQERVKDFILKQSVVDLLKQKSSEFSIPYEELKNFFSEKSQSKNNQVTLIAGATEVLSWTKENGINNFMYTHKGANTFDILKNLGISDYFTEILTSADGFKRKPDPEAIQYLIDKYQLVLDQTYYIGDRSLDVGIAQNAGINSLNLTQPDSDHNVKISTLTDIFKQEGIL